A window of the Tachysurus fulvidraco isolate hzauxx_2018 chromosome 6, HZAU_PFXX_2.0, whole genome shotgun sequence genome harbors these coding sequences:
- the LOC113645399 gene encoding uncharacterized protein LOC113645399, with protein MNLIINKKVKLIKWLRGDDFILQHVQSKKLITMDEYQKLKSISDPGTLITDLLDLMVQKGDRVCVGFLDLLNEDDVNEGSPELRDWIKSVKIPEIKADSQHSTQSSGSSVNITGSSGSSIGTPVIIDATINNLNINTQLTSGKTTDVMRNDRTQNSNPRNTDYQGFLKTNRSKLIDKVKVVDRIVDDLGLADEMAANVRAEKTDQAKMRKLLDYTTTKSAARRLFDALNEHAADVMEDLESA; from the exons ATGAACCTGATCATAAATAAGAAGGTGAAGCTTATTAAATGGCTACGTGGGGACGATTTCATTCTGCAGCACGTACAATCTAAGAAACTTATCACTATGGACGAATACCAGAAACTGAAGAGTATCTCAGACCCCGGAACACTAATAACGGACCTCTTGGACCTAATGGTGCAAAAGGGAGACCGTGTATGCGTCGGTTTCCTAGACCTGCTGAATGAAGATGATGTAAATGAAGGCAGCCCTGAGCTCCGGGACTGGATAAAATCAGTAAAGATCCCGG aaataaaagcagattCACAGCACTCTACCCAAAGCTCAG GTAGCTCAGTGAATATCACAGGGAGCTCTGGCAgcagtattggcacccctgtcATTATTGACGCAACAATAAATAACctcaatataaacacacaactaaCTAGTGGAAAAACCACTGATGTGATGAGAAACG ATAGGACCCAGAACAGTAATCCAAGAAATACAG ACTATCAGGGATTTCTGAAGACGAACCGGAGCAAACTAATTGATAAAGTAAAAGTCGTTGACAGAATCGTTGATGACCTCGGCCTTGCTGATGAAATGGCAGCAAACGTGCGAGCTGAGAAGACTGACCAGGCCAAGATGAGGAAACTTCTGGATTACACAACCACCAAATCAGCTGCTAGGCGTCTGTTTGATGCATTGAATGAACATGCAGCTGATGTCATGGAGGACTTGGAATCAGCCTAA